Proteins from a genomic interval of Vibrio casei:
- a CDS encoding PTS transporter subunit IIC translates to MNQFFNFIIHDLLGQASILIAFIAMLGLILQKKSFGKTIEGTFKTLLGFLVMMAGINIIVETLTFLNTIFSHGFGMTGYITDVAAIAGLANRELGSEVALTLLVIFITNIVIARITPWKYIFLTGQALLWMATIGTVIGYKAGLTGLPLILTGGIFGGIMAVLMPAIAQPVVRKITDSDDVALGHFCTIGYLVQAAVAKVVGKNSKSIEDIELPDGFKFLNDTYLSMAVVMVPMYLIPAIAAGPEFIDPMSNGVNYL, encoded by the coding sequence ATGAATCAATTTTTTAATTTTATAATCCATGACTTATTAGGGCAAGCATCAATACTCATTGCATTTATTGCCATGTTGGGGTTGATACTACAAAAGAAATCTTTTGGTAAAACGATTGAAGGGACATTTAAAACATTATTAGGTTTTTTAGTGATGATGGCCGGTATAAATATCATCGTAGAGACTCTCACATTTTTAAATACTATATTTAGTCACGGCTTTGGTATGACAGGGTATATAACCGATGTTGCCGCTATTGCCGGGCTAGCTAATAGAGAGTTAGGTTCAGAAGTCGCTTTAACATTATTGGTTATATTCATTACGAACATTGTTATAGCCAGAATTACACCGTGGAAATATATTTTCTTAACCGGGCAAGCATTATTATGGATGGCAACCATAGGTACTGTCATTGGTTATAAAGCAGGGCTCACAGGGTTACCATTGATTTTAACTGGAGGTATTTTTGGTGGAATTATGGCGGTTCTGATGCCGGCTATTGCCCAACCTGTTGTAAGAAAAATAACGGACTCTGATGACGTCGCGCTTGGACACTTTTGTACGATTGGCTACTTAGTTCAGGCTGCTGTCGCTAAAGTTGTCGGTAAGAACTCAAAATCAATTGAAGATATTGAATTACCTGATGGGTTTAAGTTTCTTAATGACACCTATTTATCTATGGCTGTTGTTATGGTGCCAATGTACTTAATCCCCGCAATAGCCGCAGGTCCTGAGTTTATTGATCCCATGTCTAATGGTGTTAATTATTTGTAA
- a CDS encoding 6-phosphofructokinase, which yields MKIAVAISGGDAVGVNNFLFQISKMMNVGMKLYDGGINGLISGSIKKITHRELVDYSNSAMPIITSGRTENIISEDEYLKIVDNLKKQKIDVLILAGGDGSLQFLNQLSLYGVNCFGVGMTIDNDVSGSEYTIGFSTACEQVKNEVLKLRMTGKALPNRIFMVELLGAYSGELTLQSAIKSNADIALIPESKININELSDRIKFLYKKQNSVVILCSEGYTQEYYPGFQGAIDTVIRELEPLLPTRIRKSIMGFSLRSGDPSCEEIYQSTIMANEVVRCIRSGMSNKAIIINSSNKAIPIDLLSIQRRTTQKEDHYIKLAKELNII from the coding sequence ATGAAAATAGCAGTAGCGATAAGTGGTGGTGATGCTGTTGGAGTGAATAATTTCTTATTCCAGATATCAAAGATGATGAATGTAGGAATGAAGTTATATGACGGTGGGATAAATGGTTTAATATCCGGTTCGATAAAAAAAATCACACATAGAGAATTGGTTGATTATTCCAATTCGGCAATGCCTATTATCACATCAGGAAGAACAGAAAATATAATTAGTGAAGATGAATATTTAAAAATTGTTGATAATTTAAAAAAACAAAAAATTGATGTGCTTATTTTGGCTGGAGGTGACGGATCTCTACAATTTTTAAATCAGTTATCTTTATATGGCGTTAATTGTTTTGGTGTAGGAATGACTATTGATAACGATGTAAGTGGAAGTGAATACACAATAGGATTTTCGACAGCTTGTGAGCAAGTTAAAAATGAAGTTTTGAAGCTTCGTATGACAGGGAAGGCATTACCAAATAGAATATTTATGGTTGAATTATTAGGGGCTTATTCTGGAGAGCTTACTTTACAGTCGGCGATAAAATCAAATGCGGATATTGCTTTGATTCCTGAATCTAAAATAAATATAAATGAACTTTCTGATCGGATAAAATTTTTATATAAAAAACAAAATTCAGTTGTTATTTTATGCTCAGAAGGATATACGCAAGAGTATTACCCTGGATTTCAAGGGGCTATTGATACTGTAATTAGAGAGTTAGAGCCATTACTTCCTACGCGAATTAGGAAAAGCATTATGGGGTTTAGCTTGCGTTCAGGCGATCCAAGTTGTGAAGAAATATATCAAAGTACCATTATGGCCAATGAAGTCGTTCGTTGTATTCGCTCCGGAATGAGCAATAAAGCCATAATTATTAATTCAAGTAATAAAGCAATTCCAATTGATTTATTAAGTATACAAAGGAGAACAACACAAAAAGAAGACCATTATATTAAATTGGCAAAAGAATTAAATATTATTTAA
- a CDS encoding PTS sugar transporter subunit IIB — protein sequence MIKVLCVCGCGLGSSFAIEMSAQSVLKKLGVDFTIDHTDVSGASAFDYDVILTQKTFADVLNADANESEASIVISLNKLTDKKEIEEKLTPFIKM from the coding sequence ATGATTAAAGTACTTTGCGTTTGTGGTTGTGGGTTAGGTTCCAGTTTTGCTATTGAAATGAGTGCTCAGTCAGTATTAAAAAAGCTAGGCGTCGATTTTACAATAGACCATACAGATGTATCTGGTGCTAGTGCTTTTGATTACGATGTAATATTAACGCAGAAAACATTTGCTGATGTGTTAAATGCCGATGCAAATGAAAGTGAAGCATCTATAGTTATTTCCTTAAATAAATTAACCGATAAGAAAGAAATAGAAGAAAAACTAACACCATTTATAAAAATGTAA